The Chionomys nivalis chromosome 1, mChiNiv1.1, whole genome shotgun sequence sequence CACAGTGATAAGCATGGGTGTGTGGCTCTCCGTGGCGCACTGACCTGGGGGCATAGCTGGGTCGTATGGTCTTTCTTAGTTAGCTTTCTGAGGATCCTCCAAACGGGTTTCCCGAGTAGCTGAACCACTGTGCATTCCATCCGCAGTGCAAATGGTTCGTCTTTCCCTGCATCCTTCTCCGTGCCAGCGTACGCTGTCATTTGTCATTTCGTTGCTGCTGTCACTGCCGCTGCTgccacctcctcttctcctccctctcctccttttctgctGTTTGTAGCTTCTTTGGGTGGTTTTATCTGGTAAAAGGGAGCATTTGGAGGGTTGTTATTTTTTGGcttgatttaattattatttttctttttgagacaggatatcatggaacccaggctggcctagaacttctgatccttcttcctctacctccccagtgccacCCAGTCCAGCCTTCACATCTTCTCTTGCTAACTTCCTTTATCACCTTACCCTGTGTTGTTCTTAACTTTCTGGTATGTTTCAAGCAACGCTATCTTCTAACCTttctagggatttttttttcatatcggttagcagatttttaaaagatttatttatttatttttaattatgtgagttGAAGTATTCCCAGAGTTCAGAGGCACTGGATCCCTTAGACCTGTAATTATAAAGAGTGTGAGCTTTataaacatgggtgctgggatcgaagcttgagtcctctgcaagaacagcacacAGTCCTCactctgagctacctctccagcaccccatTTTTCTtcgtttcttttctccttttttagtCTCCAAAAGCTTTTTGATCTCTTGGTGTTCCACTTTTGTGGTGTCTCCAGTATTCTGAGGTCCAATAGCTTCTCTAGCAACCTCAGAATGTCAATCATcaaatttatttgttgtttggtGGTTGtggttttgctttgagacagcatatcatgtagcctaggttggccttcatcttgttatgtagctgaggataaccctgAACTCttattctgtctctacctcccaagtgctgccgtTACAGGCAAGCGCTAGACCTTCCTATAAGATTtttagtggcgcatgcctttaatcccagcactcgggaggcaggggcaggcagatctctgtgagttcgaggccagcctggtctacagagcgagtgccaggacaggctccaaaagctacagagaaaccctgtctcaaaaaaccaaaaaaaaaaaaaaaaagatttttaaataacttttgatAATCTACATTTGTAAAAACCTCAGAATCAGCcgggcacatacctttaattccagcgcttagGAGACAGAGCAGAGGTAGGTgtgtttctgagtttgaggccagcctggtctatagagagttccaggatctCATGGTACTTCATTTCGACTCCGTCTACATGGCCACCATACCCACTCTGGGGAGTTTCTCACTGCGTTCATCTCTGTTCTCATCACTGTGTCTCCTGGATCTCTAGGAAGATGTCTCCTATGAGGAGAGGGCCTGTGAAGGAGGGAAGTTCGCTACCGTGGAAGTGACAGACAAGCCTGTGGATGAGGCTCTCCGGGAAGCAATGCCTAAGATCATGAAGTATGTGGGTGGCACCAATGACAAGGGTGAGCACCCCAGAGGGACAGGGCTCTGTGTGAGCTCATGTCAGCCAAGGAAATGCCAGGGGGTGACTATAGACACCTGTGACTGCCTATTCCAAAGCTCACGGCCGGAAGCTCTGCTATCAGGCCGCTCGGATGTCAGCCCAGCCAGCCTCTCACTTGGAGATATACACGTTCTCTGTCACTCAGTTCGTGGTTCTTCCCAAGTGCAGAGCTAGGTGCTCACTCGTCTGTTTTACTGTGCTTTTTAACACTACATGTTCACCGTGGGTGAGTGGGCAGAGCACACCCATAGGAAGCTGGGTTCTGTGCAAGGCTGTTATCTGACTGGAAACTGCCAGCGCCAGGCTGGAAACCCGTCAGCCCTCAGGCCTCAGGCTGCAAAGGCCCAGTGAACTGTGCATGTGACAGCCCCAGACTCAGCTCTGGTGGTCTAAGGTCTGTGAACTCTTAAGCCATTCCTGGCGTTGTAACacagcagcccaggctggctgcccCTCTCCCCCAGCCCCATTTCTAATCATTGGGATAAATTTTTATGTAAGGTACATCACAGGAGtgtaaattttagttttatttttacttatttcttgGGGGTTGGGGGTTGCGGCAGAGTCTTTACATAGTGAGGCTTTCTGGAGCtgactatgtagagcaggctggccttgaactcgcggAGATTCGCTTGCCTCTACTTGCCCAGTGCTGAGAGGCGTGTGACACCACACTGGCTTGTTGGACTTGTAGGCAGCTTCCTGACTCAGGTAGCCCTGCAGAATCCCTGAAAACTAGTCATGGGTTTTAAAGGAACATGAAAATAGAGATACTGGGTTTGATTTTTGAGTATTTTCCATGATGGTGGTTAGAAAGATAGTACAGAACTATTTTAACCATGGTGATATTTTCTTAGAGCAAAGTAAGCAGGCGTTGGAAAATAAGATGCCCTATAAGAGGTtaagaagaatttttttctcttaactgTTAAAGTATCTGTCTCGGTTGTCAATATGTATAAACAAAACTCAATGGCTAATTTCCGCTTCCATTCTAGCTCACACATTTCTGTGTCTCTTTAGAGCTTCAAAGCGCTAGGGggtcgaacccagggccttgggtgtgctaagcaaatgttctaccattgagctgcatcctcagctcctggtttttgagtcaggatcttgcTACGTAACTTGGGCTGCCTGGAACGCAATCCttcctctggaatgctgggattgtaggcatgtggCACCACACCAGGCCTTTCAGAGGACCTTTCAATATAAACCGAATATTCCTACTATTGCATATTTTGTCCCTGTTACCTGTTGTTTTGTAATTATGCTCTGTGGTTAAACAGTCTTCTGGGCATAATTCCTCATAGTTGCCTTGTATGGATGGCATCACGTGTCCATAATTTACTCAGACATACGCCTGTTTTGAACAGTTACACTCTGTCCTGCAAGGGAGGTCGTATTACCCATCCttttccatattttatatttttctcaaatatgCAGATCCAGTCTTGCTATGTGTCACCAAAtggttttttgtcttttatttcctcaagcatagtgctggagaggcagcgcACTGTTTTGAGATGAATTACTGCTCTTGGAGGACCTAAACTCGTTTCTCAGCCaaaggaaaggctggagagatggctcaacaccTAAGAGCACTTGCAGAGAACCAGtgcttggctcccagcacccacatggctctcagtcatctgtagctccagttcggggacccagtaccctcttctggccttcacaggcacttACATGAATGTGATACACATACGCTCAgaaggcacacatgcaaacacataaaaatgaatagcACCATTATACTCTTATCTCCAACATATAAAAGTTATATAAAACATTTGCACAAgtctaattatatatttttactgcCTGAAATGTTTGTTGCTCGTTTTAAAAAAAGATGCCTTGGAAGAGAAATTATATCCATGGCCCACAGAGGCTCTGTCTAACACCTGCTGCCCTCTGTGTTCTGATGCCTTCAGGAATCGGCATGGGCATGACAGTCCCTATCTCTTTTGCCGTGTTCCCCAATGAAGATGGCTCCCTACAGAAGAAGCTGAAAGTCTGGTTCCGGATTCCCAACCAGTTTCAAAGCAGCCCCCCAGTTCCGGGTGACGAGAGCGTGAAGATCGAGGAGCGGGAGGCCATCACTGTCTATTCCACGTAAGGAGATGGTTCTTAGCATCCCCGCCCATGCTTGCCGGCCTTGGATTCTTCTTGAATCTTTTTGCTGTTGCATAattaatttcaacaaagaaaCACTGAATCGTGACAACAACCCACTCTAATTTCTTCAGGCCGTAGACACATGCATCTGCAGTTTATCTGGATAAATGCTTTGTCTTGTTGTAATATTGATGGGTAGAGTTCCCCTCAGCCTAAGCTGGAGGTAAATACCTACGTGCATTATCCACAGCAGGGTCTAAGAAAAACCAAGGGATATATATACATCAACTGTAGTTTGGGCTCACAAATAAATTGGAATATAATAGTGGGGAATGTGATTTACACCCTGCACTTCCTTTGAATGTAGAAGGGTAGGGAGTGTTTGTCAGAGCTAAACAGCCAGCCCCCTGATAGTTCCTGGTCCGTGGTCCTTTAGGTAAAGGATATATTTTTCAAGGACTCCCTCACGGTTACGTTTCTTCACTATAGGAAGTAGTGAAGGCAAACCGTTGCCGGCTTccgtttgttttattttgctttgttctcttggtgctgggacttgaacctacAACCCCATGCATGCTAAGcgtgtgctctaccactgagctactcaCACTCAAGCCTGGTACATGGCCTGCCCTGCAAGTCAAATCTCTTAGATAACTGGTGACTCCCTGCTTGTCGAAATCCCACTGTGTAACAGGCCCCTGACCAGGTTCAGAAGGCCAAAATCTTTAGTAGTAACCGTAGGCTGGGGGTTGGGTTCTGCTCAAGACCACTTTGTGAAAATTAGTCGTATAAATGATCTTCCGCTGCACGGAGTTTCTGTCCACTACAAGCCCACCCCATACAAAGGCTTCCCTGTTCCAATTCCTGCTCTGAAGTGGGACTTCCTTCCCACCCTTATTCCTTTGAAGGCCGAAGTGTGAGCACGCCTGCTGTGGGAGGTCTTTGGCTGGGTGAACAGAGCCCCCTAGAGGTCAGAAGTGGAATACACAGTTGTGCTGCTGCCGATGGAACCCTCgagttctctttctttttactcTAGTCCTCATTCAGACTTCCCAGCCTCTGTGCAGAGGTGGGGTGAACTCTAAGCAGAGTCAGGACTGGGATAGGTAACTGAGGGACCCAGGATGCAAAAATTTAAGGAAGCACTTACTCCTACAGCCACCCAAGTGCAGGGTGAGCTCTGAGAGTAAGAGCCTCCTTAAATCTCGTCCCCTAGATGTCTACTGGTCTCTCTGTCATTCCTGCTCTGTCTTGCCCACTCTATCTTGCCTGTTCTCCTTCCTGCAGTTTGATAGGTGGTCTGGTGCAAAGTATAAACTGCTATTATGTAGTATGATTCTCAGTTCTGCTGCATTAAATAGCAAGACTTTGC is a genomic window containing:
- the Hebp1 gene encoding heme-binding protein 1; the encoded protein is MLGMIRNSLFGSVETWPWQVLSTGGKEDVSYEERACEGGKFATVEVTDKPVDEALREAMPKIMKYVGGTNDKGIGMGMTVPISFAVFPNEDGSLQKKLKVWFRIPNQFQSSPPVPGDESVKIEEREAITVYSTQFGGYAKEADYIAHATQLRTALEGTPATYQGDVYYCTGYDPPMKPYGRRNEVWLVKT